A part of Kitasatospora acidiphila genomic DNA contains:
- a CDS encoding wax ester/triacylglycerol synthase domain-containing protein, protein MPPLDAWFHRQQSSGAACMTVGYAAWFDGPPPTLAQLRTRVRQRLGRFRRLRATPVTDGDKWPHWQEGSAFKADHHITASGELSPLLTEPLPAVRPPWQLHLLPDADGFALLLRAHHALLDGQSLSIMLNALLDPAPEHRPRPQAWPPSLARKVAWVLDDLLPKARPLPFHGRLGPGRHLAFTGLPSELLTAARNALGARKTSNTAVLLTAIAGALRESGLTGPSACAMVPVDVRTADQPTLLGNHYATVRLPLPAHPDPRQRLAALDHRIRRTDLRQRALFQADLVAARPRRTTALGTAAGRYVDSPHYFSLLCTSLPAAPAPAATLDTARLTGAALLPPLGPSHPFAVSLTHHPAGAVLTTLTDRTRAALAAPLNAAITDQLRHLAK, encoded by the coding sequence ATGCCGCCACTGGATGCGTGGTTCCACCGACAGCAGAGCAGCGGTGCGGCGTGCATGACGGTCGGATACGCGGCTTGGTTCGACGGCCCGCCGCCCACCCTGGCTCAGTTGCGGACGCGGGTCCGTCAACGCCTCGGTCGGTTCCGGAGGTTGCGCGCCACGCCGGTGACCGATGGCGACAAGTGGCCGCACTGGCAAGAGGGTTCGGCATTCAAGGCCGACCACCACATCACGGCCTCCGGTGAACTGAGCCCCCTGCTGACTGAGCCGCTCCCCGCCGTACGGCCGCCATGGCAACTGCATCTGCTCCCGGACGCCGATGGGTTCGCCCTGCTGCTGCGCGCCCACCACGCCCTGCTGGACGGGCAGTCGCTCAGCATCATGCTGAACGCGCTGCTGGACCCCGCCCCTGAGCACCGCCCACGGCCGCAGGCCTGGCCGCCCTCACTCGCCCGGAAGGTGGCCTGGGTGCTGGACGACCTCCTCCCCAAGGCCCGGCCGCTTCCGTTCCACGGCCGGCTGGGCCCGGGCCGCCATCTCGCCTTCACCGGGCTGCCGAGCGAGCTGCTGACCGCCGCACGAAACGCACTCGGCGCCCGGAAGACCTCGAACACGGCCGTGCTCCTCACCGCGATCGCCGGCGCCCTCCGGGAGTCGGGCCTGACCGGCCCATCCGCCTGCGCCATGGTCCCGGTGGACGTCCGCACCGCCGACCAGCCCACCCTGCTCGGCAACCACTACGCCACCGTGCGCCTGCCGCTCCCCGCCCACCCCGACCCGCGGCAGCGCCTGGCCGCCCTCGATCACCGTATCCGCCGCACCGACCTACGCCAACGCGCCCTGTTCCAGGCTGACTTGGTTGCCGCCCGCCCCCGCCGCACCACGGCTCTCGGCACCGCAGCAGGCCGTTATGTCGATTCCCCCCACTACTTCTCCCTCCTCTGTACCAGCCTCCCCGCCGCGCCCGCCCCCGCCGCGACCCTCGACACCGCCCGCCTCACCGGCGCCGCCCTCCTCCCACCCCTCGGCCCCTCCCACCCATTCGCCGTCTCCCTGACCCACCACCCCGCCGGCGCCGTCCTGACCACCCTCACCGACCGCACCCGCGCCGCCTTGGCCGCCCCGCTCAACGCCGCGATCACCGACCAGCTGCGGCACCTGGCGAAGTGA
- a CDS encoding glycosyltransferase, translated as MRIQLVTVGTTGSVAPYTGLAHRLLADGHDVELATHARFESLVSCCGLRIRPIDADPFEALLGAHSRRGSGLPALRALRGAGQRAALDLVDGILTAVDPKADLILLSTLAAPIGSVVARYHRIPTIGAFLQPDVPSREFAPCSMAWRGPARANPLRARLANAAFDSLYDAAVRAVHQRLGLAPAGSHRLRTTRERDNWPIWHGYSPTVLARPSDWRSGLRVAGYWWPHECPQWQPPALLADFLAAGPPPVLIGFGSMMPGDPEQLSHLAAGALRRAGLRGIVQSGWAGLDVIDDDIITVDAVPHGWLMPRTAAVVHHAGAGTTAAGLRAGVPAVPVPVMTDQPWWAARLVELGVSEQAISYRELTESRLADALLAATRDGVLRRNAAGLARALQREDGAGSVADAIARLG; from the coding sequence ATGAGGATCCAGCTCGTCACGGTCGGCACCACCGGCTCAGTGGCCCCCTACACCGGCCTGGCGCACCGACTGCTGGCCGACGGCCATGACGTCGAACTGGCAACCCACGCCCGGTTCGAGAGCCTGGTGTCCTGCTGCGGGCTGCGCATCCGACCGATCGACGCGGATCCGTTCGAGGCACTGCTCGGCGCGCACAGCCGGCGGGGCAGCGGACTGCCAGCCCTGCGCGCCTTGCGGGGCGCCGGCCAACGGGCCGCACTCGACCTCGTCGACGGGATCCTGACCGCCGTCGACCCCAAAGCGGACCTGATCCTGCTGTCGACCCTCGCGGCCCCGATCGGCTCGGTGGTGGCCCGCTACCACCGGATCCCGACGATCGGAGCCTTCCTTCAACCAGACGTGCCCAGCCGGGAGTTCGCCCCCTGCTCGATGGCCTGGCGAGGGCCCGCCCGCGCCAACCCGCTGCGGGCGCGGCTAGCGAACGCCGCCTTCGACTCCCTCTACGACGCGGCCGTCCGCGCAGTGCACCAGCGGCTCGGCCTGGCGCCGGCCGGCAGCCACCGGCTGCGCACGACCAGGGAGCGCGACAACTGGCCGATCTGGCACGGCTACAGCCCCACCGTGCTGGCCCGGCCCTCGGACTGGCGGTCCGGACTGCGGGTGGCGGGCTACTGGTGGCCGCACGAGTGCCCGCAGTGGCAACCACCCGCCCTGCTCGCCGACTTCCTGGCGGCCGGCCCGCCACCCGTGCTGATCGGCTTCGGCAGCATGATGCCCGGCGACCCGGAGCAGCTGAGCCACCTCGCCGCCGGTGCCCTGCGCCGGGCCGGGCTGCGGGGCATCGTCCAGTCCGGCTGGGCCGGTCTGGACGTGATCGACGACGACATCATCACCGTCGATGCCGTCCCGCACGGCTGGTTGATGCCCCGCACCGCCGCCGTGGTCCACCATGCCGGCGCGGGCACCACGGCCGCCGGCCTGCGCGCCGGGGTGCCCGCCGTACCCGTGCCCGTGATGACCGACCAACCCTGGTGGGCGGCACGGCTGGTGGAGCTGGGAGTGAGCGAACAGGCGATCTCCTACCGTGAGTTGACCGAGAGCCGATTGGCCGACGCGCTGCTGGCTGCGACCCGGGACGGGGTGCTGCGGCGCAACGCGGCCGGCCTCGCGCGAGCACTGCAACGGGAGGACGGAGCCGGCAGTGTCGCGGACGCCATCGCACGACTCGGGTGA
- a CDS encoding alpha/beta fold hydrolase, with protein MGGAFQTKEGWGRLEREFLAFADVLAVDLPGWGSSPVLPEQYGTDFLSDALSQILDDLELTEVNLLGGSYGSAVVYRLAQRQSDRVAKMVLAGTMMRIPEQAHAPIRRSLELLAAGEMDEFAEVTLGMLINADTVASVVAGTRVRRFLQRRLLNMTPRDKQQFIANSRRLLQHEGLDLRQPPTMPVLAIAGEHDNFTTPERCRALARTCPDSRFAVVADADHMLPVERPVELADLVRRFLLGEPMGEVGYCRTVERISPLVLV; from the coding sequence GTGGGTGGCGCATTCCAGACCAAGGAGGGCTGGGGCCGACTGGAACGCGAGTTCCTGGCCTTCGCCGATGTGCTCGCCGTCGACCTGCCGGGGTGGGGGAGCAGCCCCGTCCTTCCCGAGCAGTACGGCACCGACTTCCTCTCGGACGCCCTCAGTCAGATCCTCGACGACCTCGAACTGACCGAGGTGAACCTGCTCGGCGGCTCCTACGGCAGCGCGGTCGTCTACCGGCTCGCGCAGCGGCAATCCGACCGAGTGGCCAAGATGGTGCTGGCCGGCACCATGATGCGGATCCCCGAGCAGGCGCACGCCCCGATCCGCCGCAGCCTCGAACTGCTGGCGGCGGGGGAGATGGACGAGTTCGCCGAGGTGACGCTCGGCATGCTGATCAACGCCGACACCGTCGCCTCGGTGGTCGCCGGCACCCGGGTGCGGCGGTTCCTGCAGCGCCGGCTGCTGAACATGACGCCCCGCGACAAGCAGCAGTTCATCGCCAACAGCCGCCGCCTGCTCCAGCACGAAGGCCTCGACCTGCGCCAGCCGCCGACCATGCCCGTACTCGCGATCGCCGGCGAGCACGACAACTTCACCACCCCCGAGCGCTGCCGAGCCCTCGCACGGACCTGCCCCGACAGCCGGTTCGCCGTGGTGGCCGATGCCGACCACATGCTCCCGGTCGAACGGCCCGTTGAACTCGCCGACCTGGTCCGGCGGTTCCTCCTCGGCGAGCCGATGGGCGAGGTCGGCTACTGCCGAACCGTCGAGCGCATCTCGCCGCTGGTGCTGGTCTGA
- a CDS encoding phosphotransferase, whose translation MSALASLSAPPLVGGFAELDVHRILDTACRRAGLDPTGATLLRGHTNAVFRLRTAPVVVKIARRGSCPTQVQRSVQLVEWLAGLDFPTVPLHPVRQPVVIDGQATTFWRHLPQPDHPVQAEQLAAPLRMLHQLPHPPFRIPELDTVGAIRRSLDVITALPAEDVDFLARRLRHLEKQLADLAFVLPPGLLQGDPQHRNALHDGGRAVLCDWDTICYGTPELDLVTIEIHCRRFGYGRAHYQAFARAYGFNVTHWDGYPVLRDLRELRMITTNAKRAVIGSFTQEEVIRRVDGLRRDDYGLRWRIL comes from the coding sequence ATGAGCGCACTCGCCTCGTTGAGCGCACCGCCCCTGGTGGGCGGTTTCGCCGAGCTCGACGTCCATCGCATCCTCGACACCGCCTGTCGCCGTGCCGGCCTCGATCCAACGGGCGCAACTCTGCTACGTGGTCACACCAATGCGGTCTTCCGGCTGCGCACGGCTCCGGTGGTGGTGAAGATCGCCCGACGCGGGTCCTGCCCGACCCAGGTCCAACGAAGCGTCCAACTGGTCGAGTGGCTGGCCGGTTTGGACTTTCCGACCGTTCCGCTCCATCCGGTCCGCCAGCCGGTCGTGATCGACGGCCAGGCAACGACCTTCTGGAGACACCTACCGCAGCCCGACCACCCCGTCCAAGCGGAACAACTCGCCGCCCCGCTCCGCATGCTCCACCAACTCCCGCATCCGCCCTTCCGGATCCCCGAGCTGGACACGGTCGGTGCCATCCGGCGCTCCCTCGACGTGATCACCGCGCTGCCCGCCGAGGACGTGGACTTCCTCGCCCGCCGGCTGCGGCATCTTGAAAAGCAGCTCGCCGACCTGGCGTTCGTGCTTCCGCCCGGGCTGCTGCAGGGCGACCCGCAGCACCGCAACGCCCTGCACGACGGCGGCCGCGCCGTCCTCTGCGACTGGGACACCATCTGCTACGGCACACCGGAGCTGGACCTGGTCACCATCGAGATCCACTGCCGCCGCTTCGGCTACGGCCGTGCCCACTACCAGGCGTTCGCCAGGGCCTATGGCTTCAACGTCACCCATTGGGACGGCTACCCGGTGCTGCGGGACCTGCGCGAGCTGCGGATGATCACCACCAACGCCAAGCGGGCGGTGATCGGCTCGTTCACCCAGGAGGAGGTGATCCGGCGCGTCGACGGGCTGCGGCGCGACGACTACGGGCTCCGCTGGCGGATCCTTTAA
- a CDS encoding ATP-binding protein — protein sequence MVKFTTTATSSEVRAIRARLAADLRTAGVPLSDDEDFTLRLLISEVATNGVLHGAGGGNPAQWLTIEADLHHDTHRLRVSVSDPGLGRPVLGPFDTDDEHGRGMQLVAELAAAHGCEPDPYGGGKRVWFELPLQGLDRLPARHATQEPPHGWPRTDTLAPLALRP from the coding sequence ATGGTGAAGTTCACGACCACTGCTACCAGCTCGGAAGTCCGTGCGATCCGGGCCAGGTTGGCCGCCGATCTGCGCACGGCCGGTGTGCCGCTCTCCGATGACGAGGACTTCACGCTGCGCCTGCTGATCTCCGAGGTGGCGACCAACGGCGTGCTGCACGGCGCCGGCGGCGGGAACCCGGCCCAGTGGCTCACCATCGAGGCCGATCTGCACCACGACACCCACCGCCTGCGGGTCTCCGTCAGCGACCCCGGACTCGGTCGGCCGGTGCTCGGACCGTTCGACACGGACGACGAGCACGGCCGCGGCATGCAACTGGTCGCGGAACTCGCCGCGGCCCATGGGTGCGAGCCGGACCCGTACGGCGGCGGCAAACGCGTCTGGTTCGAGCTGCCGTTGCAGGGGCTCGACCGCCTCCCCGCACGTCACGCGACCCAGGAGCCCCCGCACGGGTGGCCGAGAACGGACACCCTCGCGCCGTTGGCCCTGCGCCCCTGA
- a CDS encoding carboxymuconolactone decarboxylase family protein — protein sequence MAIETTTTETTTTETAAAEATTARTVTASRLSNPVKLVPEMGAAAGALYKAVGNGSVPQGTIDLIQLRAGQIVGNTYLTALHTKSLRAAGEPEERIDAVASWQDAPYFTEAEAVALALVEAVLQPAIHGERVPDALFARAVAHYDEKALVTLALAIGQVNFFIPLALIGKPLPGLKPSEQWT from the coding sequence ATGGCGATCGAGACCACCACCACCGAGACCACCACCACCGAGACCGCCGCTGCCGAGGCCACCACCGCCCGCACCGTGACCGCCTCCCGGCTGTCCAACCCGGTCAAGCTGGTTCCCGAAATGGGCGCGGCGGCCGGCGCGTTGTACAAGGCCGTCGGCAACGGTTCGGTGCCGCAGGGAACCATCGACCTGATCCAGCTGCGGGCCGGCCAGATCGTCGGCAACACCTACCTGACCGCGCTGCACACCAAGAGCCTGCGTGCGGCCGGGGAGCCCGAGGAGCGCATCGACGCCGTCGCCTCCTGGCAGGACGCTCCGTACTTCACCGAGGCCGAGGCCGTCGCGCTCGCCCTGGTGGAGGCCGTGCTGCAGCCCGCCATCCACGGCGAGCGGGTCCCCGACGCGCTCTTCGCCCGCGCGGTCGCGCACTACGACGAGAAGGCCCTGGTCACCCTCGCCCTCGCGATCGGCCAGGTCAACTTCTTCATCCCGCTCGCCCTGATCGGCAAGCCTCTGCCGGGCCTCAAGCCCTCGGAGCAGTGGACCTGA
- a CDS encoding alpha-mannosidase, whose product MHDDRSLVEARLKRVLDERIRPAVYPESVPLQVGIWTAPGEPVPVAEGLAAPRTPLTVGQAWGAPWGTSWLTVSGIVPADWAGRTVEALLDLGFDENMPGFQCEGLVYRTDGTPVKGLNPRNQWVRIVDSASGGETVELHIEAAANPVILDYHPFLPTDLGDKATAGSAPQYKITRMDLAVFDPVVYELVLDLEVLGELMAELPADGARRWELLRAVERALDAVDLQDVNGTAPAARAELAGVLAAPAVPSAHRISAVGHAHIDSAWLWPLRETVRKVARTCANMTALVAEHPEFIYTMSQAQQYAWIKEHRPEVYAEVKKAVAEGRFVPAGGMWVESDTNMPGSEAMARQFIHGKRFFLDEFGVENEEAWLPDTFGFTAGLPQIIKAAGSKWLLTQKISWSQINTFPHHTFWWEGIDGTRIFTHFPPIDTYNCSMKGSEIAHAARNFKEKGRASHSLAPTGWGDGGGGTTREMVGKAARLRDLEGSATVRWERPAEFFAKAQAEYPEPPVWVGELYLELHRATLTSQARTKQGNRRSENLLREAELWAATAAVRCGLPYPYEQLDRIWKTVLLHQFHDILPGSSIAWVHREAEATYARVAEELEELIGASQRALAGDGSSEIAFNSAPHDRGAVPAGGAATVAPAPGSCTAEPSPDGGFTLSNGLVRVAVDARGLVVSLYDVAAGREAVAPGTAANLLQLHPDFPNMWDAWDVDQFYRNTGTDLTDADSVVLAADGPQAVAVQVTRSFGKSTVLQTLTLTAGAKRLDLDTEVDWHETEKFLKVAFPLDLHTDRYAAETQFGHLHRPTHTNTSWEAAKFEACNHRFVHLTEPDWGVALVTASTYGHDVTRTVRTADRGTTTTLRASLLRAPRFPDPHTDQGRHVFHHALVPGATIADAVREGYRINLPERRVSGSNAVEPLVTVNQDAVVVSAVKLADDQSGDLVVRLYEAHGARSRARLRTSFPVARVDGCDLLERPQHQLPLDGEGIELTLRPFELVTLRLTRTTTG is encoded by the coding sequence ATGCACGATGACCGCTCCCTGGTCGAGGCCCGCCTCAAGCGGGTGCTGGACGAGCGGATCCGCCCCGCCGTCTACCCCGAGTCGGTGCCACTCCAGGTCGGCATCTGGACGGCCCCCGGCGAGCCCGTCCCGGTCGCCGAGGGCCTGGCCGCCCCGCGCACGCCGCTCACCGTCGGCCAGGCCTGGGGCGCACCCTGGGGCACCAGCTGGCTGACCGTCAGCGGCATCGTGCCCGCCGACTGGGCCGGCCGCACCGTCGAGGCACTGCTCGACCTGGGCTTCGACGAGAACATGCCCGGCTTCCAGTGCGAGGGCCTGGTGTACCGCACGGACGGCACCCCGGTGAAGGGCCTCAACCCGCGCAACCAGTGGGTGCGGATCGTTGATTCGGCCTCAGGCGGCGAGACGGTCGAGCTGCACATCGAGGCGGCCGCCAACCCGGTGATCCTCGACTACCACCCGTTCCTGCCCACCGACCTCGGTGACAAGGCGACCGCCGGCAGCGCCCCGCAGTACAAGATCACCCGGATGGACCTCGCAGTCTTCGACCCGGTGGTGTACGAGCTGGTGCTCGACCTGGAGGTGCTCGGCGAGCTGATGGCCGAGCTGCCCGCTGACGGCGCCCGTCGCTGGGAACTGCTGCGCGCCGTCGAACGCGCCCTCGACGCGGTCGACCTGCAGGACGTCAACGGCACGGCCCCGGCGGCCCGAGCCGAGCTGGCCGGCGTGCTGGCCGCCCCCGCCGTGCCGTCCGCCCACCGGATCAGTGCCGTCGGCCACGCGCACATCGACTCCGCCTGGCTCTGGCCGCTCCGCGAGACCGTCCGCAAAGTGGCCAGGACCTGCGCCAACATGACCGCGCTGGTCGCCGAGCACCCCGAGTTCATCTACACCATGTCCCAAGCCCAGCAGTACGCCTGGATCAAGGAGCACCGCCCCGAGGTCTACGCCGAGGTCAAGAAGGCCGTGGCCGAGGGCCGGTTCGTGCCCGCCGGCGGCATGTGGGTGGAGTCCGACACCAACATGCCGGGCTCGGAGGCGATGGCCCGGCAGTTCATCCACGGCAAGCGGTTCTTCCTCGACGAGTTCGGCGTGGAGAACGAGGAGGCCTGGCTGCCCGACACCTTCGGCTTCACCGCCGGCCTGCCGCAGATCATCAAGGCCGCCGGCAGCAAGTGGCTGCTCACCCAGAAGATCTCCTGGAGCCAGATCAACACCTTTCCGCACCACACCTTCTGGTGGGAGGGCATCGACGGCACCCGGATCTTCACCCACTTCCCGCCGATCGACACGTACAACTGCTCCATGAAGGGCAGCGAAATCGCCCATGCCGCCCGCAACTTCAAGGAGAAGGGACGGGCTTCGCACTCGCTCGCCCCGACCGGGTGGGGCGACGGCGGTGGCGGCACCACCCGCGAGATGGTCGGCAAGGCGGCCCGGCTGCGCGACCTGGAGGGCTCGGCCACCGTGCGCTGGGAGCGGCCCGCCGAGTTCTTCGCCAAGGCCCAGGCGGAGTACCCCGAACCGCCGGTCTGGGTCGGCGAGCTGTACCTCGAACTCCACCGGGCCACCCTCACCAGCCAGGCCCGCACCAAGCAGGGCAACCGGCGCAGCGAGAACCTGCTGCGGGAGGCGGAGCTGTGGGCCGCCACAGCGGCGGTGCGGTGCGGACTCCCGTACCCCTACGAGCAGTTGGACCGGATCTGGAAGACCGTGCTGCTGCACCAGTTCCATGACATCCTGCCCGGCTCGTCCATCGCCTGGGTGCACCGGGAGGCGGAGGCGACCTACGCCAGGGTCGCGGAGGAACTGGAAGAGCTGATCGGCGCATCCCAGCGCGCACTGGCTGGTGACGGATCGTCAGAGATCGCCTTCAACTCGGCCCCGCACGACCGCGGCGCAGTGCCGGCCGGCGGGGCTGCCACCGTCGCGCCCGCACCGGGGAGTTGCACCGCCGAGCCGTCCCCCGACGGCGGCTTCACCCTCTCCAACGGCCTGGTGCGCGTGGCGGTCGACGCGCGCGGCCTGGTGGTCTCGCTGTACGACGTGGCCGCCGGGCGGGAGGCCGTGGCCCCGGGCACAGCCGCGAACCTGCTCCAACTGCATCCCGATTTCCCCAACATGTGGGACGCCTGGGACGTGGACCAGTTCTACCGCAACACCGGCACCGACCTCACGGACGCCGACTCGGTGGTGCTGGCCGCCGACGGCCCGCAGGCGGTCGCCGTCCAGGTGACCCGGTCGTTCGGCAAGTCAACGGTGCTGCAGACCCTCACGCTCACCGCCGGCGCCAAGCGGCTGGACCTGGACACCGAGGTGGACTGGCACGAGACCGAGAAGTTCCTCAAGGTCGCCTTCCCGCTCGACCTGCACACCGACCGGTACGCGGCCGAGACCCAGTTCGGCCATCTGCACCGGCCCACCCACACCAACACCAGCTGGGAGGCCGCCAAGTTCGAGGCCTGCAACCACCGCTTCGTCCATCTCACCGAACCCGACTGGGGCGTGGCCCTGGTCACCGCCTCCACCTACGGTCACGATGTCACCCGCACCGTGCGCACCGCCGACCGCGGCACCACGACCACGCTGCGCGCGTCCCTGCTGCGCGCACCGCGGTTCCCCGACCCGCACACCGACCAGGGGCGGCACGTCTTCCACCACGCCCTGGTGCCCGGCGCGACCATCGCCGACGCGGTGCGCGAGGGCTACCGGATCAACCTGCCGGAGCGGCGAGTCAGCGGCTCCAACGCGGTGGAGCCGCTGGTGACGGTAAACCAGGACGCCGTAGTGGTGAGCGCCGTGAAGCTGGCCGACGACCAGAGCGGCGATCTGGTGGTACGGCTCTACGAAGCGCACGGCGCCAGGTCGCGGGCGCGGCTGCGGACCTCGTTCCCCGTCGCCCGGGTCGACGGATGCGACCTCTTGGAGCGCCCGCAGCACCAACTGCCGCTGGACGGCGAGGGGATCGAACTGACCCTGCGCCCGTTCGAGCTGGTCACGCTGCGGCTGACCCGCACCACCACCGGTTGA
- a CDS encoding glycoside hydrolase 5 family protein, with amino-acid sequence MDSITTARQVRFGVNYTPSRGWFHHWLDFDLDSVRADLDAIAGLGLDHLRVFPLWPLFQPNRTLIRPRALEQLGELVDAAGERGLAVAVDGLQGHLSSFDFLPAWTQTWHRRSLFTDPEVVDGQAAYLWALGAALADRPNFLGLTIGNEFNQFSGEPHPDPDRITPGQAADWLHRLLAACESGAPGRLHLHAAYDAAWYQDDHPFTPAHAATIGAVTAVHSWVFNGTAQRHGPYATATAQHAAYLVELAKAWAVDPHRQVWLQEVGAPAPHIAPEDAGRFTEATVAAVLDCPDLWGVTWWCSHDVDRALADFPELEYGLGLFTNEGRVKPAGRVLAELVAAARAEPPRPRPRAVALVLDLPAEASKRSVTAPGGAFFEAFMDLAATGERPAVVLADRASDRDHLGARGITDLITVDTAHR; translated from the coding sequence ATGGACAGCATTACTACGGCTCGCCAGGTCAGGTTCGGGGTCAACTACACGCCCAGCCGGGGCTGGTTCCACCACTGGCTGGACTTCGACCTGGACTCGGTGCGCGCCGACCTGGACGCGATCGCCGGGCTCGGCCTGGACCATCTGCGGGTCTTCCCGCTCTGGCCGCTATTCCAGCCCAACCGCACGCTGATCCGGCCGCGCGCGCTGGAGCAGCTGGGGGAGCTGGTGGACGCCGCCGGCGAGCGGGGGCTGGCCGTCGCGGTGGACGGGCTGCAGGGCCACCTCTCCAGCTTCGACTTCCTGCCCGCCTGGACCCAGACCTGGCACCGGCGCAGCCTCTTCACCGACCCGGAGGTGGTGGACGGCCAGGCCGCCTACCTGTGGGCGCTCGGCGCGGCGCTGGCCGACCGGCCCAACTTCCTCGGCCTGACCATCGGCAACGAGTTCAACCAGTTCTCCGGCGAGCCGCACCCGGACCCGGACCGGATCACCCCCGGCCAGGCCGCCGACTGGCTGCACCGGCTGCTGGCCGCCTGCGAGTCGGGCGCACCGGGCCGGCTGCACCTGCACGCCGCCTATGACGCCGCCTGGTACCAGGACGACCATCCCTTCACGCCCGCGCACGCCGCCACGATCGGTGCGGTGACCGCCGTGCACTCCTGGGTCTTCAACGGCACCGCGCAGCGCCACGGCCCGTACGCCACGGCCACCGCCCAGCACGCCGCCTACCTGGTGGAGCTGGCGAAGGCCTGGGCCGTCGACCCGCACCGGCAGGTCTGGCTGCAGGAGGTCGGCGCGCCCGCCCCGCACATCGCGCCCGAGGACGCCGGCCGCTTCACCGAGGCCACCGTGGCGGCGGTGCTGGACTGCCCCGACCTGTGGGGCGTCACCTGGTGGTGCTCGCACGACGTGGACCGCGCGCTGGCCGACTTCCCGGAGTTGGAGTACGGGCTGGGCCTGTTCACCAACGAGGGCCGGGTCAAGCCGGCCGGCCGGGTGCTCGCCGAACTGGTCGCGGCGGCGCGGGCCGAGCCGCCGCGCCCGCGCCCGCGTGCCGTCGCGCTGGTGCTCGACCTGCCGGCGGAGGCGAGCAAGCGCTCGGTCACCGCCCCCGGCGGCGCGTTCTTCGAGGCCTTCATGGACCTGGCCGCCACCGGCGAGCGACCCGCCGTGGTGCTGGCCGACCGCGCGTCGGACCGCGACCACCTCGGTGCACGGGGTATCACCGACCTGATCACCGTCGACACTGCCCACCGCTGA
- a CDS encoding carbohydrate ABC transporter permease, with product MEHQLRRRSPVFDSVTPLGLTARYLTLLVVLAITVGPMLWELSTSLKSATEDVYTATPRLLPAHPSTAAYGQVSRTVPIAKFALNSLIVAVFCVGGNLVGATAAGYALARLEFRGRRLVLGLFLATLVLPGEVTVISQYQTVTRLGFGNSLLGVALPSMIGALNVLLMRNAFLAIPAELEDAAVLDGANVWQRLRYLGLPSAKGTLSVIAILTFIAAWDDFLWPLLVLQSPDKLTLTVGLSYLHSVFSADPRTMAAGTMIALVPVLVLFTALQRFFFRGVGEGAVKG from the coding sequence ATGGAGCATCAACTCAGGCGCAGATCACCGGTGTTCGACTCCGTCACGCCGCTCGGGCTGACGGCCCGCTACCTCACCCTGCTGGTGGTGCTGGCGATCACCGTGGGGCCCATGCTCTGGGAGCTGTCCACCTCGCTGAAGAGCGCGACCGAGGACGTCTACACCGCCACCCCGCGGCTGCTCCCCGCCCACCCCAGCACGGCCGCCTACGGCCAGGTGTCACGGACCGTGCCGATCGCCAAGTTCGCGCTCAACTCGCTGATCGTGGCGGTGTTCTGCGTGGGCGGCAACCTGGTCGGCGCCACCGCCGCCGGGTATGCGCTGGCCCGGCTGGAGTTCCGCGGGCGGCGCCTGGTGCTCGGGCTGTTCCTGGCCACCCTGGTACTGCCGGGGGAGGTCACCGTGATCTCGCAGTACCAGACGGTCACCCGGCTGGGCTTCGGCAACTCGCTGCTCGGGGTGGCGCTGCCGTCGATGATCGGTGCGCTGAACGTGCTGCTGATGCGCAACGCCTTCCTGGCGATTCCGGCCGAGTTGGAGGACGCGGCGGTGCTGGACGGTGCCAACGTCTGGCAGCGGCTGCGGTATCTGGGGCTGCCCAGTGCGAAGGGCACCCTCAGCGTGATCGCGATCCTCACCTTCATCGCTGCCTGGGACGACTTCCTGTGGCCGCTGCTGGTGCTGCAGAGTCCCGACAAGCTCACCCTGACGGTCGGCCTGTCCTATCTGCACAGTGTCTTCTCGGCCGACCCGCGCACCATGGCGGCCGGGACCATGATCGCGCTGGTACCGGTGCTGGTGCTGTTCACGGCGTTGCAGCGGTTCTTCTTCCGGGGTGTCGGCGAAGGGGCGGTGAAGGGTTAA